The DNA region AGGCATACTTTAGGGGGACATGATCCCTTACTTACAGCATGATCCCGGCTTGAACCTTGCTTAATCCTCCGTTGTAGCGAAGGACGGGAAGGGGGCGAAGCGTCAATGCGCATGGGGGAATTTAGCTGTCGTTAAGTAAATGCATGAGACCGCTGCGAATCCATATATAGCAAATCTATATTCACGAGATATTGATTTTCAGGGCTTTTGATGATCGCACTTCTGATCCACTCGCCACATTTGTAGTACTGGGCTCCGCACCATGGCTTGATTATTCAACGGTCTGGGTAAGTGTATGAGCTTCCTACTCAAGATATCTTATAATAATATCGAATAGTCAGATATCTTTCAAGCAAAATCAAAAAGCATATTGCTGGATCGTAAATAGACAAATAATCTTAACGTAATGCAAACCATTGATATATAAGCTGTAAGCATACTTCCGTATTAGAAATGATAAGATTTTCCTTGTCTTTTTTTCAATGTTCTAAATAAAGGACACATAGACGTAATTTAAAGGACTTTGAAAAAATGAAGTTATCGCAACGAGCATTGAACATCCAAGCTTCTCCCATTAGGAAGTTAATGCCTCACGCTCAGAACACCAAAAACAGAGGCATAAAAGTATATCATCTAAATATTGGACAACCCGACATACCAACTCCTTCAGAGATGATTAAAGTATATCATGAGTTTTCGGAAAAAGTGCTGGCATATGGCCCATCTCAGGGTTTAGAAGTGTATCAACAAGGATTGATACATTATTATGGTAAGCTTGGCATATCTTTATCTGCGCAGGACATAATAGTTACAACAGCAGGCAGTGAAGCTATCACCTTTGCCATGATGGTGGTAGCCAATGAAGGTGATGAAATAATTGTTCCAGAGCCATTCTATACAAATTACAACGGGTTTGCAACAATGGCTTCAATACAATTGAAAGCTATTACTACCTATGCAGAAAACGGTTTTGCTTTACCGGCAGATACAGAATTTGAAGCTTTGATTACTCCCAAAACAAAGGCTATTATGCTTTGTAACCCGGGGAATCCAACCGGTGCAGTATACAGCAAGGAAGATATCTTTCGGGTAGCAAATATATGTAAGAAACATGGTATATTTATGATATCGGATGAGGTTTATCGAGAGTTTATTTATGATGGTTTAACCCATACAAGTGTTTTACAGATTCCGGAGTTTTCGGAATATGCTATATTGGTGGATAGTGTATCAAAACGCTACTCTGCCTGCGGAGCCCGGATAGGTTGTATTGTTTCTAAGAATAATGAGATAATGGCGGCCACTTTGAAGTTTGCCCAAGCACGGCTTTGCCCACCCACAATAGATCAATTAGCGGCTAACGCCTGTGTGTATTTGCCGGATGAATACTTTCATGAGATGGTAACAGAGTACCAATCTCGCCGGGATTTGGTATATGATGAACTCGTATCGATACCAGGTGTAATTTGTAAAAAACCGCAAGGAGCCTTTTATATTATTGCCAAGCTTCCCATTGCCAATGCTGAGGATTTTGTGATCTGGATGTTGGATAACTATCAGATGAATGGTGAAACTGTGATGGCAGCACCCGCAGAAGGATTTTACGCTAGTTCTGGCTTAGGGAAAGATGAATTACGCTTAGCTTACATTTTAAATAAAGAAGATCTTGGTAAGGCGATGAATATTTTTCGTGAAGGTCTTGCCCAATATATCAAAACCCACTAAGGTATGAACGACTATATTCCTGTACAAAAGGTTTTAGAAGGATTGATTCATAATTTAAATAATCCCTTAAACTTAATTTTGGCATATAGTCATAGACTAAAAAAAGACCACCCAGAGCTTACCGAATTAGATAAGATTTACGATGCAGGTATTAAGATTGACGATTTGTTAAAAGAACTATACCAACTATTAATCGATAAAGCATTAGCACAAAAAACCGAGATTTGTCTTAATGATTGGTTAAGTGGAGAGCTTGAATATCTTCAACATTATTTGCCCATCAAACACACAATAAGCTTTGTTAGGCAGGATAATTTACAAAACTTGCACAAGGAAGTTAATCCGCTTGAGTTGGCCTTGTGGTTTGAAACAGCTCTTCTTTGCTTGATGGCAGAAAATGACAGCATGGAAATTCGCACAGGGGTTTCAGAATATGAAGATTCTTATGCTGTGTACTTAATTCCGAATAGAGTATTACCAGATTCAATAGCTCATACTTTGATATTGAAGGCGAAATCTCATATTGTGGAAAGTGAAGGATCTATCAAGAGTGTGTGCAACAAAGAGAGAAACACTCTTTGGGGTGTGTTGATATGACAGAAAACCCTCGGATCTTGGTAGTTGATGATTCTCGAGAAAGCCTGGAATTAATTGGTTTGCAACTTGAAAGTAAATATCAAGCTACTTTGGTATCTTCGTTGCGAGAAGCCAGAGAAAAGCTTACTCAATGCAGATATCACATTGCCATTGTAGATCTCGTATTACCCGGGGAAAATGGCTTAGATCTGATCCGGGAGATTTCCTCAGATTATCCTTATACTGCAGTTATTGCAATTAGCGGGCAGGCTTCTATTGAAAGTGCAGTAATGGCGATGAAACTAGGTGCAAGCGAGTTTATGGTAAAACCACTTCGAAATCCTGATCTTATCAACATCTTAGTAGAAAAAACTCTTCAAGCCCAATGGCTAATTGCCGAAAATCGACGCCTTAACGCCATGTTGAACAATGAATTGGATACAGACCTAATAATCGGTAATTCTCAACCAATCCAAGCCCTTATCCAGAAAGTTAAAAAGATTTCAAAGCTGGATACTCTAGCCTTAATAACCGGAGAAACAGGAGTGGGGAAAAGTGTTTTTGCAGAGTTGATTCATCGTAACAGCCCCAGACGATCACAAAAGTTCGTCTCAGTAAACTGTGGTAGTTTAACCGAAACTCTATTAGAAAGTCTGCTATTTGGGCACAAGCGCGGAGCATTTACCGATGCCACTAGAGATAAAGTTGGCTATTTCCAAGAAGCAAATGGGGGCACCCTTTTTCTCGATGAAATTACAGAGACTTCTCTGGTGTTTCAAGTAAAACTGCTTAAAGTGCTAGAAACAGGAATATATCGAGCGGTTGGTTCCGATTCGGATTCTACTACCGACACCAGAATAATAGCCGCTACTAATAAAGATATCGAAGCTATGGTTAAAGAAAATAAGTTCCGCGAGGATCTGTATTATCGTCTAAACGTAATAAATCTGCATATTCCACCCTTGCGAGAACGAAAAGATGATATTAGAGTTCTTGCCAACTCTTTTGTTCATGAGTTTTGCAAAAAATATAATAAGACTGAATTGAAGGTATCTCCTGGAGTTATGTCGCTGCTACTAAAATACAAATGGAAAGGTAATATTCGAGAATTGCGTAATGCTTTGGAGCATGCAGTAATACTGGCAGAAAATAAAGTAATTCAACCTGAAGACCTTCCTGAGGCGGTAAGCGGTGGAGCAACTTCGGCGGAAAACATAGGTTTAATAGATAATTTGAACTGGGCAGAAGCAAGAGATGCCTTTACCAAACACTATATACAAAGTCTTCTTTTAAAAACTGGTGGGAATATTCTTCGTGCTGCAGCACTGGCAGATATTACCCGAGAAAATTTTTATAAAAAATGCACAAAGCTGGGTATAGATTGGCGGCAATACCGTAATCCCAGCGAGTATGATAATGGTGGTGAGATATGAAAACAAAATGGAAGATTTCTCCATACCTATACCTTTTACCTGCATTAATAATAGTAGTAGCATTCCGTTTAGTTCCAATTGTTATGAGCTTTGTGCTCTCGTTTTTCGATTGGTCGCTACAGGGTACTGGTAAGTTTATTGGCTTGGAAAACTATGCAAAGATGATGAAGGATCCTGTGTTTTGGCAATCTATGGGTAATACTTTTTGGTTGGTGATAATTCTGGTGCCAACAACCATAGTTCTATCTTTATTTTTTGCCGTAATGCTGAATAAGATTAAGTATCTAAAGGGCTTGTTCCGCATCGTATATTTTATGCCCTTTGTTACTTCATTGGTTGCAGTATCTATTGTTTGGAAACTCATCTTCAATGAGCAAACTGGACTAATGAATACATTTTTGGGCTACATAGGCATATCTCCCCAGGCGTGGTTGTCGGAATCGAGAGGAATATTTCTGATAATGTTTGAAAATCTTGGTTTTGACAAACTACCTCAGTTTTTTCACGGTCCTTCACAGGCGTTGTTTGCCATAATTATTATGACAGTATGGAAGGGATTAGGGTACAACACGATAATCTATCTTGCTGGTTTACAGAACATATCCAAGGTTTATTATGAAGCAGCAGAAATAGATGGTGCAGGCAAAGGCAGACAGTTTTGGAACATAACGGTTCCGCTGATTTCTCCCACAACCTTTTATGTGCTTATAATGACGACGATTACCACATTCCAAGCCTTCTCGCAGATCTATTTGATGACCGATAAAGGCGGTCCGTTGAACACCACTAAGCTCATTGTATATTACATATATGAGCGGGGTTTTGATGTTTTGGAAATGGGCTATGCAAGTGCAGTTGCCCTAGCTTTGTTTATTCTTGTTCTGGCGCTTACTATTTTCCAGCGCAGAATGGAAAAACACGTAAACTATTAAGGGGAGGCATACAATGGATAAATTTAGAAGCATCATTACCTACTTGATCTTGGTTATTTTTGGATTGACCATGGTTGTGCCCTTTTTATGGATGTTATCAACATCTCTTATGACTCAATCTGAATTCAATAAACAAGAAACTCTATTTATTCCCAAAGAAGAATATCACGTTTGGCATAATAACGATGTAGAGGAACGGATTCTTTTGGTTATGGACAAGGGTGAAAACAGCGTTATTCATGTTTTGGATGAGGACTTGAACATTGTAGAGGAATATAAAGAAGTTCCATCCACACAAATTGAACTCGTCCGTAAAAAACCAAGCTTGCATTTCTTGAACTTTGTGAAAGCCTTTAAAAAGGTACCTTTTGGCTTGTATTTCTATAATACAATTTACGTATCGTTGTTCAGTTTGATAGGAGTGCTGTTTACATCGTTGTTATCTGCCTACGCTTTTGCCAGAATGGAGTTTAGGGGTAGAGATTTCTTCTTTTACCTCTTTTTGTCGATGATGATGGTTCCTCAGCCGATTTACATGATTTCTTCTTATGTATTATTGGATAAATTGAATTGGTTGGATACCTACAATGCCCTTATAATTCCTTGGATAGCGAATATTTTTACCATATTCCTCTTCCGTCAGCATTTTAAATCCTTACCCAAAGAACTTTTCGATGCAGCATCTATCGATGGTTGTTCAACTTTTGGAATGCTATGGAGAATTGTTGTTCCACTATCAAAACCAATTATTGCCACAGCCTCTATATTCTCTCTTATTTCCAGTTGGAATAGTTTTATGTGGCCACTCGTGATGATAAACCGTCCCGAACTAAGAGTATTACAAGTAGGATTAAGCTATTTTAACCAAGAAGCTTCTACGCAGACTACGCTGTTGATGGCAGCATCAACATTTAGTATTGTGCCAATCCTAATTCTCTTCTTCTTTGCTCAGAAACAGATAATTGCCAGCTATTCTCGTAGCGGGATGAAAGACTAAACAGGAGCTACAATGCCCAAAACAGAAGATGTAAAAAAAAGATTACGGCAAGGTAAACGAAAAGAGTATGAGATACCCAATCCAATACCTGTAACAGATAATCTTCCCATAAAACCTCAAGCGATTGTAAACAAGAAGTACAAT from Candidatus Cloacimonadota bacterium includes:
- a CDS encoding sugar ABC transporter permease; the encoded protein is MKTKWKISPYLYLLPALIIVVAFRLVPIVMSFVLSFFDWSLQGTGKFIGLENYAKMMKDPVFWQSMGNTFWLVIILVPTTIVLSLFFAVMLNKIKYLKGLFRIVYFMPFVTSLVAVSIVWKLIFNEQTGLMNTFLGYIGISPQAWLSESRGIFLIMFENLGFDKLPQFFHGPSQALFAIIIMTVWKGLGYNTIIYLAGLQNISKVYYEAAEIDGAGKGRQFWNITVPLISPTTFYVLIMTTITTFQAFSQIYLMTDKGGPLNTTKLIVYYIYERGFDVLEMGYASAVALALFILVLALTIFQRRMEKHVNY
- a CDS encoding pyridoxal phosphate-dependent aminotransferase, which translates into the protein MKLSQRALNIQASPIRKLMPHAQNTKNRGIKVYHLNIGQPDIPTPSEMIKVYHEFSEKVLAYGPSQGLEVYQQGLIHYYGKLGISLSAQDIIVTTAGSEAITFAMMVVANEGDEIIVPEPFYTNYNGFATMASIQLKAITTYAENGFALPADTEFEALITPKTKAIMLCNPGNPTGAVYSKEDIFRVANICKKHGIFMISDEVYREFIYDGLTHTSVLQIPEFSEYAILVDSVSKRYSACGARIGCIVSKNNEIMAATLKFAQARLCPPTIDQLAANACVYLPDEYFHEMVTEYQSRRDLVYDELVSIPGVICKKPQGAFYIIAKLPIANAEDFVIWMLDNYQMNGETVMAAPAEGFYASSGLGKDELRLAYILNKEDLGKAMNIFREGLAQYIKTH
- a CDS encoding carbohydrate ABC transporter permease, producing MDKFRSIITYLILVIFGLTMVVPFLWMLSTSLMTQSEFNKQETLFIPKEEYHVWHNNDVEERILLVMDKGENSVIHVLDEDLNIVEEYKEVPSTQIELVRKKPSLHFLNFVKAFKKVPFGLYFYNTIYVSLFSLIGVLFTSLLSAYAFARMEFRGRDFFFYLFLSMMMVPQPIYMISSYVLLDKLNWLDTYNALIIPWIANIFTIFLFRQHFKSLPKELFDAASIDGCSTFGMLWRIVVPLSKPIIATASIFSLISSWNSFMWPLVMINRPELRVLQVGLSYFNQEASTQTTLLMAASTFSIVPILILFFFAQKQIIASYSRSGMKD
- a CDS encoding sigma-54 dependent transcriptional regulator, which codes for MTENPRILVVDDSRESLELIGLQLESKYQATLVSSLREAREKLTQCRYHIAIVDLVLPGENGLDLIREISSDYPYTAVIAISGQASIESAVMAMKLGASEFMVKPLRNPDLINILVEKTLQAQWLIAENRRLNAMLNNELDTDLIIGNSQPIQALIQKVKKISKLDTLALITGETGVGKSVFAELIHRNSPRRSQKFVSVNCGSLTETLLESLLFGHKRGAFTDATRDKVGYFQEANGGTLFLDEITETSLVFQVKLLKVLETGIYRAVGSDSDSTTDTRIIAATNKDIEAMVKENKFREDLYYRLNVINLHIPPLRERKDDIRVLANSFVHEFCKKYNKTELKVSPGVMSLLLKYKWKGNIRELRNALEHAVILAENKVIQPEDLPEAVSGGATSAENIGLIDNLNWAEARDAFTKHYIQSLLLKTGGNILRAAALADITRENFYKKCTKLGIDWRQYRNPSEYDNGGEI